One Branchiostoma floridae strain S238N-H82 chromosome 1, Bfl_VNyyK, whole genome shotgun sequence genomic region harbors:
- the LOC118423070 gene encoding autocrine proliferation repressor protein A-like codes for MSAESVCSVLSLLLFVVVSVPPGVLTTPLDDYVNKPDPHYSYHEVLEWRLKGPGYTMYLLNMTSQQWLTEEEVSRPIWWHFLTVTIPDNITHPDAAFMFIEGGRNDRKHGRYNQQRNVPSFYYLHEEGMFLVSSVCFVWTA; via the exons ATGTCTGCGGAGAGCGTTTGTTCGGTTCTGTCTCTACTGCTGTTTGTGGTGGTCAGTGTTCCGCCCGGTGTACTGACCACCCCGCTGGACGACTACGTCAACAAGCCGGACCCTCACTACTCCTACCACGAGGTGTTGGAATGGCGTCTGAAGGGTCCCGGTTACACCATGTACCTCCTCAACATGACCTCACAGCAATGGCTCACAG AAGAGGAAGTAAGCCGTCCGATCTGGTGGCACTTCCTGACCGTCACTATCCCAGACAACATCACCCATCCTGACGCCGCATTTATGTTCATAGAGGGAGGAAGAAATGACCGTAAGCACGGAAGGTATAATCAACAGCGTAACGTACCCTCGTTTTATTACCTTCACGAAGAGGGTATGTTTTTGGTGTCATCTGTATGTTTTGTGTGGACCGCATAA
- the LOC118423138 gene encoding uncharacterized protein LOC118423138, with product MMQQTPSRQGAPWDKVVSVGTNMKQMVSGPDGAPKAGFTGNSGVRVGIEGSGEPVMTSVGQLHANFLFSNGEGSMEVPLVRGAPFLTHLFTAADPVLAPYCLSAVDGVETNFRCPTEISSADGGSGFGEATCSGGQLQLTLHVTKAVDDMSEVQWAAGPAGAFSGHMHSCDTATCRMEDGGRTIRVKPDLSNVGGTMAYAFNVVGKFVVPWGDWNANPLTVTCSRKREAESTLQPSPRAPCAEQICLYPSCQPLGGGQQQFQLTMDFRTAVPYMEEIQVAVDSADRWSDTHVMLTCNPTRCTMTPDGLTVTYTATVPEGQLAYAINRIGFFVSPAGFWIDNPHYFTCDGSGIFQC from the exons ATGATGCAGCAGACACCTAGTCGCCAGGGGGCGCCGTGGGACAAGGTGGTGAGTGTGGGCACTAACATGAAGCAGATGGTGTCCGGGCCTGACGGCGCGCCCAAGGCAGGATTTACAG GTAACTCCGGAGTCCGTGTGGGGATAGAGGGAAGCGGAGAACCCGTGATGACGAGTGTCGGACAGCTTCACGCCAACTTCCTCTTCTCGAACGGAGAGGGCTCCATGGAGGTGCCTCTGGTCAGAGGCGCCCCCTTCCTGACGCACCTGTTCACTGCAGCGGACCCCGTGCTGGCGCCTTACTGCCTGAGCGCCGTGGATGGAGTGGAGACGAACTTCCGCTGTCCTACAGAAATCTCTT CGGCTGACGGCGGCTCGGGTTTCGGGGAGGCCACGTGCAGCGGCGGGCAGCTGCAGCTGACCCTGCACGTGACTAAAGCCGTGGACGACATGAGCGAGGTGCAGTGGGCGGCCGGACCCGCCGGCGCCTTCTCGGGACACATGCACAGCTGCGATACCGCCACCTGCCGCATGGAGGATGGCGGGCGCACCATTCGCGTCAAACCGGACTTATCGAACGTAGGCGGGACCATGGCGTACGCCTTCAACGTCGTGGGGAAGTTCGTGGTTCCTTGGGGGGATTGGAACGCCAATCCGTTAACCGTCACCTGCTCAAGGAAGAGGGAAG CGGAGAGCACCCTGCAGCCGTCGCCCCGGGCACCCTGTGCCGAACAAATCTGCCTGTACCCCTCCTGCCAGCCGCTAGGTGGCGGGCAACAGCAGTTCCAGCTGACCATGGACTTCCGCACTGCAGTCCCATACATGGAGGAGATTCAG GTAGCTGTAGACTCCGCGGACAGGTGGTCCGACACGCACGTGATGCTGACGTGTAACCCCACGCGCTGCACCATGACCCCTGACGGCCTGACCGTGACCTACACCGCCACCGTGCCGGAGGGACAGCTCGCCTATGCCATCAACAGGATAGGCTTCTTCGTCTCCCCAGCTGGCTTCTGGATTGATAATCCGCACTACTTCACCTGCGATGGGTCAg GAatcttccagtgctga